The proteins below come from a single Malus domestica chromosome 03, GDT2T_hap1 genomic window:
- the LOC103448533 gene encoding peroxidase N1-like, whose protein sequence is MEGSGLTATRTLSYLLMLLMLAATSESARGQGTRVGFYSHTCPRAEFIVRSTVTAHFQSDPTIASGLLRMYFHDCFVNGCDASILIDGPTAEKTAPPNLNLRGYEVIDDAKAQLEAACPGIVSCADILALAARDSVVLTNGQSWPVPTGRRDGMVSLASDTANLPGFTESMDSQKQKFADKGLNTQDLVALLGAHTIGTSACQFFSYRIFNFTTTGNGADPALDPSFVPQLQTLCPQNSDGTRRIGLDTGSADKFDVSFFANLRKGRGILESDQMLWTDATTKPFVQRFLGGKGPSGLNFYLEFGKSMVKMSNIDVKTGTQGQIRKVCSVIN, encoded by the exons atggagGGTTCAGGTTTAACTGCCACTCGAACATTAAGTtacttgttgatgttgttgatgttGGCTGCAACCTCAGAGTCAGCGAGAGGCCAAGGCACAAGAGTAGGGTTCTACTCTCATACTTGTCCTCGAGCTGAGTTCATCGTGAGGTCAACAGTTACAGCTCATTTCCAATCTGATCCTACCATTGCCTCTGGCCTGCTGAGGATGTATTTTCATGATTGCTTCGTCAATGGCTGTGATGCTTCCATCCTCATCGATGGTCCAACAGCCGAGAAAACCGCCCCTCCAAACCTCAATTTAAGAGGATATGAAGTGATTGATGATGCCAAGGCACAGCTTGAAGCCGCATGCCCAGGGATTGTCTCTTGCGCAGATATTCTTGCCCTAGCTGCACGTGATTCTGTGGTTCTG ACCAACGGACAAAGTTGGCCAGTGCCTACAGGACGCAGGGATGGGATGGTTTCCTTAGCATCTGATACAGCCAACTTGCCAGGCTTTACTGAATCAATGGATTCGCAAAAACAAAAGTTTGCAGACAAGGGGCTAAACACGCAGGATCTTGTTGCCCTTCTTG GAGCACATACAATAGGAACATCGGCTTGCCAGTTCTTCAGTTACAGAATATTCAATTTCACAACTACTGGAAATGGTGCGGATCCTGCGCTTGACCCATCATTTGTTCCTCAGCTACAAACTCTCTGCCCGCAAAATTCTGATGGTACGAGGCGCATTGGATTAGACACAGGCAGTGCCGACAAATTTGATGTATCTTTttttgcaaatttaagaaaaggCAGAGGAATTCTCGAGTCCGATCAGATGCTATGGACTGATGCTACAACAAAACCCTTTGTCCAACGTTTTCTAGGTGGTAAAGGCCCTTCTGGATTGAACTTCTATTTGGAGTTCGGAAAGTCCATGGTGAAGATGAGTAACATTGATGTGAAAACCGGCACACAAGGTCAAATTCGAAAAGTATGTTCTGTGATAAACTGA